CGAACATGCGCCGGAATTCGAGCTTGGCCAGGCTGGCCTGCAGCCCGTCGAGCTCCTTCTGGACTTCGGCGACGGTTTCCTCGTCATCCTCCATCACTGCAAGTTCGAGCAGGTCGCGGCTGTCGGCCAATCCCTGATCGAGCTCATCGATGGTCTGCACCACCAGCTCGAGGGAGGCGCGCTCCTTGCCCAGTTTCTGGGCGTAGTCCGGGTCGTTCCAGACGTCGGGATTCTCTAGCTCGCGGGAGACTTCCTCTAGCCGGTCCTTCTTCTCGGCATAGTCAAAGATACCCCCTCAGGACGTCTGTCCGCTCGGACAGGTCCTTGATGAGGTTGTTGATCGGGTTGATCTCTAGCATGGGATGACGGCCTGAAGATGTGCTTGGGCGTAAAGACCGTCGCGCATAAAAGGCGACGGCGCTGAAAAGCCCACCATTGTAGCGAAACCCTCACCCGCCAGCCATCCCGCTCGCTGCTTCATAGAAAGCAGAAGCCCGGCCGAAGCCGGGCAACCCTTCCATGCGCGAGCATCAGAAGCGATAGGTGAGCTGGGCACCGAAGCCATGGGCCTCGTTCTTGTAATTGGCGGAGTAGTTGGCACCACCCACCCCATTCAACAGATCATTGCGAGATTGCTCGATAAACGTTTCCCGCTCGGTCAGATAGGAGTAAGCCACATCTACCGTCAGATCAGGCACAGGAGTCCAGCCGGCGCCGATGGAGAAGATACGCCGATCATCGGAAGGAATCCGCACGCTACGATGTTGATCGCTGGTTGGCGTATTGTCGAGTGTTACCCCTGCACGCAGCGCCCACTGATTATTGAGCTGATACTCGCCACCCACGGCAAATGCCCAAGCATTGGAGTAATCTTGAGTCTCAAGAGTAATCTGGTTGCCTTGACTGCCAGTGACAAGAATCTGATCGAAGCGGCTCCAGCGCGTCCAGGAAGCACCCGCCATCAATTTGAGATTATTGCTCATCTGCTGGGTGACAGAGAAATTAACGGTTTCTGGCGTGATCAGATCAAGATTGGCCGAATCAACAGCCACCACGTTACCCGCCGGATCGGTGGCCCTAAAATCACCCGTCAGGGTGTAATCCACCTTGGAGCGATAAGTCAGACCCAAGGTGGTTTCTGGTACTGGCTGGAAAATCACACCGAGATTATAACCCCATCCTTCATCATCGCCTTCGACACGCGAGTCGATATCACCAGCAGGGTTGAAATCGGCCGAGGTTGGCAACTGACGACGCAACTCTCCGTCGACCCGGTTATAGGTGACCCCAGCGCCCACGGCCCATTGCTCGTTGAACCGGTAGGAGACCGTTGGCTGGGCGCTGATGACGCGTACTTCCGTATAATCCCCAAAATAACGGCCTTGGAAATCGTTCTCGTAATCGGTCTTGGAGCCGAAGGGCGCATAGACTCCGAAGCCAAAGGCCAGACGCTCGTTGATGGGCTGAGCATAGAAGGCGAAGGGGACCAGAGTACCGGGGACCATGTCCCCCTCGTTACCGCCAGGAATAGACCCCACCGGGACCTGCATGCCGATTGGCGCCCCCCCTTGGGCAACACCGGCATCTACCGTCCTGTTGGCGGTTACATTGTTAATGTCGCTATTGACGTTGAGGTAGGTTCCCCCTGCAGTCAGTTGCGCCCGGTCGAGAAATGACATCCCCGCTGGGTTGCCGAACACGATGGTCGCATCGTTGACATTCGAGCTGCGACCGGCATGACCGTATCCCTGACCACTGACACTTTGCTCGTTGATCTGGTAACCGCCAGCGTTGGCCTGAACAGCGATAGTTGCGAAAGCAACGGCCACCGCGAGCTTATTAAATTTATTGTTTATCATTAAACATCCTGCTCCAGTAAGAAAACGCTGGATTGATGGGTGATGAGTGATTGCCCGGCTGGGCAAGGGCGTGCCTTTTCTTGGCCACGTGCCCACTCTTTTTGGCCTAAAGCGCCGCCATGTTCAAGGCCAAACGTTCGTTTTAATACAAAATCCGTTAATACTTTAGTATTGCAAGCGATTGATAT
This DNA window, taken from Halomonas sp. TA22, encodes the following:
- a CDS encoding OmpP1/FadL family transporter, encoding MNNKFNKLAVAVAFATIAVQANAGGYQINEQSVSGQGYGHAGRSSNVNDATIVFGNPAGMSFLDRAQLTAGGTYLNVNSDINNVTANRTVDAGVAQGGAPIGMQVPVGSIPGGNEGDMVPGTLVPFAFYAQPINERLAFGFGVYAPFGSKTDYENDFQGRYFGDYTEVRVISAQPTVSYRFNEQWAVGAGVTYNRVDGELRRQLPTSADFNPAGDIDSRVEGDDEGWGYNLGVIFQPVPETTLGLTYRSKVDYTLTGDFRATDPAGNVVAVDSANLDLITPETVNFSVTQQMSNNLKLMAGASWTRWSRFDQILVTGSQGNQITLETQDYSNAWAFAVGGEYQLNNQWALRAGVTLDNTPTSDQHRSVRIPSDDRRIFSIGAGWTPVPDLTVDVAYSYLTERETFIEQSRNDLLNGVGGANYSANYKNEAHGFGAQLTYRF